A genomic window from Deltaproteobacteria bacterium includes:
- a CDS encoding tetratricopeptide repeat protein: MSMKTWQLTDFRSGDAWMAFRLDAQVQNQAVDIYMLMDLPSGKLLGFQAVDTDVAKDRHAQALLDSAFDVKGQWPKRIILAKADPAEDPLRKAAAVRDIRLECVPEPQLEDLIAPVKQSYGQRCFSPSSMPYAALDEDIDEMDRESVKQMIPETYDPCWCASGKKFKFCCKPIFKDIVGAMAFAEEGRKDEALRHIEEAKKIVGETPEVLCREAIVWSHFDKDKSTAILERALAANPSHPRANYIRGIDLMDAGNHHGAIEAYKRAIDCYPKTARYHLNEAYNNLGTAYFESGDPMKAKAAWEQALVLMPSDKTVRRNLIEFIYGNAQLSGAQRAVSPFVEKFFDRVR; encoded by the coding sequence ATGAGCATGAAGACTTGGCAGTTAACAGACTTTCGCAGCGGCGATGCCTGGATGGCCTTTCGACTAGACGCCCAAGTCCAAAATCAAGCAGTCGACATTTATATGTTGATGGACCTGCCCAGCGGCAAGTTGCTCGGATTTCAGGCTGTTGACACTGACGTCGCCAAGGACCGTCATGCGCAAGCATTGCTGGACAGCGCTTTTGACGTCAAAGGTCAGTGGCCTAAGCGCATCATCCTCGCGAAAGCCGATCCGGCGGAAGATCCACTGCGGAAGGCCGCGGCCGTGCGCGACATCCGTCTCGAGTGTGTTCCCGAACCACAGCTTGAAGATTTAATCGCACCAGTCAAGCAGTCATACGGGCAGCGTTGCTTCTCTCCCTCGTCGATGCCCTATGCCGCTCTAGACGAAGACATTGATGAAATGGACCGCGAGAGCGTTAAGCAAATGATCCCGGAAACCTACGATCCATGCTGGTGTGCCTCGGGCAAGAAGTTTAAGTTCTGCTGCAAGCCCATCTTCAAGGACATTGTCGGCGCCATGGCCTTCGCCGAGGAAGGCCGTAAAGACGAAGCACTCAGACACATCGAAGAAGCGAAAAAGATCGTGGGCGAAACGCCTGAGGTCCTTTGTCGCGAAGCTATCGTCTGGTCTCATTTCGACAAGGACAAATCAACTGCCATTCTGGAACGCGCGCTAGCAGCAAATCCTAGCCATCCACGCGCCAACTACATCCGTGGCATCGACCTGATGGACGCCGGCAATCACCACGGCGCCATCGAGGCGTACAAAAGAGCGATCGATTGCTACCCAAAGACCGCTCGCTACCATCTGAATGAGGCCTACAACAATCTGGGCACTGCGTATTTCGAATCTGGTGACCCTATGAAGGCAAAGGCTGCGTGGGAGCAGGCACTCGTACTGATGCCATCGGACAAAACAGTGCGGCGCAACCTCATCGAGTTCATCTACGGAAATGCGCAATTGTCCGGAGCTCAGCGCGCGGTGAGTCCATTCGTAGAGAAGTTCTTCGACAGGGTACGTTGA